In Pseudomonas sp. ADAK18, a single window of DNA contains:
- a CDS encoding GNAT family N-acetyltransferase has translation MSAALPHLFTARLVLKPLQKHLAETLSELANGPEIADNTAAIPSPYTLDTAHSFIDAQQENFRSGHSLGLGIHLRETDELIGVISLRLSAAHRSGHLGYWVAAHQRNLGYTTEAAAAIMAFGFAELALHRVGSQCFARNTGSARVMEKIGLHYEGRMKGAFLKNEVHEDLLLYGLLRADWQPAS, from the coding sequence ATGAGCGCTGCACTCCCTCACCTATTCACTGCGCGGCTGGTGTTGAAACCACTGCAAAAGCACCTGGCCGAGACACTCTCCGAGCTGGCCAACGGGCCTGAGATTGCTGACAACACTGCTGCTATTCCGTCGCCTTACACTCTGGATACGGCGCACTCTTTTATCGACGCTCAGCAGGAGAACTTCCGTTCGGGGCACTCCCTGGGGTTGGGCATTCATCTGCGGGAGACCGACGAGTTGATCGGCGTGATCAGCCTCAGATTGTCGGCGGCGCATCGAAGCGGTCATTTGGGATATTGGGTGGCTGCGCACCAGCGCAACCTGGGTTACACCACTGAGGCGGCTGCCGCGATAATGGCGTTCGGCTTTGCCGAGCTGGCGCTGCACCGTGTCGGCAGCCAATGCTTTGCCCGTAACACAGGCTCGGCTCGGGTGATGGAGAAGATTGGCCTGCATTACGAAGGGCGCATGAAAGGTGCGTTCCTCAAGAACGAAGTGCACGAGGATCTGTTGCTGTACGGGCTGTTGCGGGCCGATTGGCAGCCTGCGTCATGA
- a CDS encoding alkaline phosphatase encodes MSDDTRKSVDLDRRRVLSGLAVATAFSILSPFARSAGIDYPFTLGVASGDPLPDGFVIWTRLAPLFNAVDGRGGLSRAVPVRWRVASDALMTRIVKQGEVMASERFAHSVHVEVAGLEAGRPYWFQFESLGAQSPTGQSRTAPPLHAMASARLGFVSCSHWERGYFSAYRHLAAEQPDLVFFLGDYIYDYSYPTGSSKIIRPHGSGDAEDLAGYRNRYALYKSDPDLQALHAAAPSVATWDDHEVQNDYANQWSQDPNVTVERFLKRRAAAYQAFYEHMPLRATSLPRGPDMRIYRNLDYGRLARFHVLDGRQYRSVQPCIEANGSRKGHIAADSCVDLSNPERTMLGWKQEAWLDQGFAESRAQWNVIAQDLLVAPLIQHDPASQALGHWTDGWDGYRATRERVLASIERRRARNPVFWGGDIHSFWATDLHADANDPDSRIVATEFVGTSVTSDGPPFDAFNSILPLNPHVRFFDSRQRGYVSVELEEQKMLTNFRVISDPRDPNASVSTLKSFVVEPGRAGAIAV; translated from the coding sequence ATGAGTGACGACACTCGCAAGTCGGTAGATCTGGATCGCCGCCGAGTGCTGTCGGGCCTGGCGGTGGCGACGGCCTTTTCGATCCTCAGCCCCTTTGCCCGCAGTGCCGGCATCGACTACCCGTTCACATTGGGCGTCGCCTCGGGTGACCCGTTGCCGGATGGCTTTGTCATCTGGACCCGCTTGGCACCGCTGTTCAACGCCGTCGATGGTCGTGGCGGATTGAGCCGCGCGGTGCCGGTGCGCTGGCGGGTGGCCAGTGATGCGTTGATGACGCGGATTGTGAAGCAGGGCGAAGTCATGGCCTCTGAACGCTTCGCTCATTCCGTGCATGTCGAGGTCGCGGGATTGGAGGCCGGCCGGCCTTATTGGTTTCAGTTTGAAAGCCTCGGGGCACAGAGCCCGACGGGCCAGTCGCGCACGGCGCCGCCGCTGCATGCGATGGCGTCGGCGCGGCTGGGCTTCGTGTCCTGTTCGCACTGGGAGCGAGGATATTTCAGTGCCTATCGTCACTTGGCCGCCGAACAACCTGACTTGGTGTTTTTCCTCGGTGATTACATCTACGACTATTCCTATCCCACAGGCTCCAGCAAAATCATTCGTCCTCATGGCAGTGGCGATGCCGAAGACCTGGCCGGCTATCGCAATCGCTACGCCCTGTACAAATCCGATCCCGATTTGCAGGCGCTCCATGCTGCGGCGCCCAGTGTGGCCACCTGGGACGATCACGAAGTGCAAAATGACTACGCCAACCAATGGTCCCAGGACCCGAACGTCACGGTAGAGCGTTTTCTCAAGCGCCGAGCGGCCGCTTATCAGGCCTTCTACGAACACATGCCTTTACGCGCCACCAGCCTGCCTCGTGGGCCGGATATGCGCATTTACCGGAACCTGGACTACGGCCGACTGGCTCGTTTCCATGTACTGGACGGTCGGCAGTACCGTTCAGTACAGCCGTGCATTGAGGCCAATGGCAGCCGTAAAGGACATATCGCTGCCGATAGCTGCGTAGACCTGAGCAATCCCGAGCGCACCATGCTCGGTTGGAAGCAGGAAGCCTGGCTGGATCAAGGTTTTGCCGAATCCCGTGCACAATGGAATGTGATCGCCCAGGACCTGCTGGTGGCGCCGCTGATCCAGCATGATCCGGCGAGCCAGGCGTTGGGCCACTGGACCGACGGTTGGGACGGCTATAGGGCGACCCGCGAACGCGTGCTGGCGTCCATCGAGCGCAGACGCGCCCGTAACCCGGTGTTCTGGGGCGGGGATATTCATTCGTTCTGGGCCACGGACCTGCACGCCGACGCCAACGACCCAGACTCGCGGATCGTCGCCACCGAGTTTGTCGGTACGTCAGTCACCTCCGACGGTCCGCCGTTTGATGCCTTCAACTCGATCCTGCCACTCAATCCCCATGTACGTTTTTTCGACAGCCGCCAGCGGGGGTATGTGTCGGTGGAGCTGGAAGAGCAGAAGATGCTGACGAACTTTCGGGTGATTTCCGATCCTCGGGATCCGAATGCCAGTGTCTCGACCCTCAAGTCCTTCGTGGTGGAACCGGGGCGGGCGGGGGCGATTGCGGTGTAG
- a CDS encoding alanyl-tRNA editing protein — MTQRLFFTHDHLTAELEVLECVPHEGHFAVTLQSTIFHPQGGGQPFDTGWLGGSQVIKVIQEADHIVHYVDQPVEPGLIDARVDEARRTLNTRLHSAGHLIGNVGETLGWMPIKAHHWPGEGKITFIRGESAQTMDAEAIQHQVNQWIAADLPRHLALEEGVREVGFGDLPAYACGGTHVQTLGALGQVTILALSEKKGALSVRYSLD; from the coding sequence ATGACCCAACGCCTGTTTTTCACCCACGACCACCTGACAGCCGAGCTTGAAGTGCTGGAATGCGTACCTCACGAGGGCCACTTTGCCGTGACCCTGCAATCGACCATTTTCCACCCCCAGGGCGGCGGCCAGCCTTTCGACACCGGCTGGCTGGGAGGTAGCCAGGTGATCAAGGTGATCCAGGAAGCAGATCATATCGTGCACTACGTGGATCAGCCGGTTGAGCCGGGGCTGATAGATGCGCGGGTCGATGAGGCACGTCGCACCCTGAATACACGACTGCATTCCGCCGGGCATCTGATCGGCAATGTCGGCGAAACCCTGGGCTGGATGCCAATCAAGGCTCATCACTGGCCAGGCGAAGGAAAGATTACTTTCATACGTGGGGAGTCGGCGCAAACCATGGACGCCGAGGCGATCCAACACCAAGTCAATCAGTGGATCGCCGCCGACTTGCCGCGTCACCTGGCGCTTGAGGAAGGCGTGCGTGAAGTCGGCTTTGGTGACCTGCCGGCCTACGCCTGTGGCGGTACGCATGTACAGACGCTGGGTGCGCTGGGCCAGGTGACGATCCTGGCCCTGTCCGAAAAAAAGGGCGCGCTATCGGTGCGTTATAGCCTGGACTGA
- a CDS encoding LysR family transcriptional regulator, whose protein sequence is MSINLPLPLLGEMAIFVKVVETGSFSEAARQLGASPSSVSRSISRLEKSLAIRLLQRTTRKLRLSEGGEEVFKRCQEMVSAARSVMEISGQYTHEAEGLVRVSVPKAVGRFVVHPHMPEFLRRYPKVDVQLILEDRHVDLIDDNVDLSIRITDSPPPGLVGRQLLPIEHLVCATPQYLAEHGTPSHPHDLLEHSCIYLGETTGDARWKFRQGSKAVTVGVSGRYAANHTGVRLDAVLQHVGIGSLPYFTARHALEEGALVQVLPAWDFIASYHGDAWLLHSPTRYLPPKLRVFIDYLVECMAREPTLRRR, encoded by the coding sequence ATGAGCATCAATCTTCCACTACCACTGCTGGGTGAAATGGCGATCTTCGTCAAAGTGGTGGAGACCGGCAGCTTCTCCGAAGCGGCGCGGCAACTGGGGGCTTCGCCGTCATCGGTGAGTCGCAGTATCTCGCGTCTGGAAAAGTCCCTGGCGATTCGTCTGTTGCAGCGCACGACCCGTAAGTTACGTCTCAGCGAGGGCGGCGAAGAAGTATTCAAGCGCTGCCAGGAGATGGTCAGCGCCGCGCGTTCGGTGATGGAGATCAGCGGCCAGTACACCCATGAAGCCGAGGGGTTGGTGCGGGTCAGTGTGCCCAAGGCGGTCGGGCGGTTTGTGGTGCACCCGCATATGCCTGAGTTTTTGCGGCGCTATCCCAAGGTCGATGTGCAGTTGATCCTTGAAGACCGGCACGTGGATCTGATTGATGACAACGTCGACCTGAGCATTCGCATCACCGACAGCCCGCCGCCGGGGTTGGTGGGGCGGCAGTTGTTGCCTATCGAGCACCTGGTCTGTGCCACGCCGCAGTATCTGGCCGAGCATGGCACGCCGAGTCATCCCCATGATTTGCTGGAGCACAGCTGTATCTATCTGGGGGAAACCACGGGGGATGCGCGTTGGAAATTCCGCCAGGGCAGCAAGGCGGTAACAGTCGGTGTGAGCGGGCGATATGCGGCCAATCACACGGGTGTGCGGCTGGATGCGGTGTTGCAGCATGTGGGAATTGGCAGCTTGCCGTATTTCACGGCGCGCCATGCACTGGAGGAGGGAGCGTTGGTGCAGGTGTTGCCGGCGTGGGACTTTATTGCGTCCTACCACGGTGATGCATGGTTGCTGCACTCGCCCACGCGTTATCTGCCGCCGAAGTTGCGGGTGTTTATTGATTATCTGGTGGAGTGCATGGCGCGGGAGCCTACGTTGCGCAGGCGATAG
- a CDS encoding PA2817 family protein, giving the protein MSNVVADHLVLLDHLRSILVAVGEAEQVPEESHALFLERFDELRALLPIDPIESQYLGQDMMSQVILRYPQIAHLVPRDLLWFFGGDCLHFMPDDELDLYQALEERRFEAEQNDEPFDWNQEKQLLAMSNDQSKH; this is encoded by the coding sequence GTGTCCAACGTCGTTGCCGATCATCTCGTCTTGCTCGACCACCTGCGCAGCATCCTGGTTGCCGTCGGCGAAGCCGAACAGGTGCCCGAGGAAAGCCACGCCCTGTTCCTGGAGCGCTTCGATGAGCTGCGCGCCCTGCTGCCCATCGACCCGATCGAAAGCCAGTACCTGGGCCAGGACATGATGAGCCAGGTCATCCTGCGCTACCCACAAATTGCCCACCTGGTACCACGTGACCTGCTGTGGTTCTTCGGCGGTGATTGCCTGCACTTCATGCCGGACGACGAACTGGACCTGTACCAGGCCCTGGAAGAACGTCGCTTCGAAGCCGAACAGAACGACGAACCGTTCGACTGGAACCAGGAAAAACAGTTGTTGGCCATGTCCAACGACCAGAGCAAACACTGA
- a CDS encoding acyl-CoA dehydrogenase, with translation MLLLWILVLVVGIAYLAHRRTAPLPALGVVAVYLLAMGAFSHAPGWLLLVFWVLIAVVAAPLLLPDLRRQYFTAPLFNWLQKVLPPMSETERDAIDAGTVWWDGELFSGRPDWDKLLAYPKAQLTEEEQAFIDGPTEELCAMVTDWEIGQAMDLPPAAWEHIKQHGFFALIIPKEFGGKGFSAYAHSQVAMKLATRSGDLASTVMVPNSLGPAELLLHYGTDEQRNHYLPRLARGDDIPCFALTGPLAGSDAGSMPDTGIICKGEWEGKETLGLRLNWEKRYITLGPVATLLGLAFKAHDPDHLLGDQEDLGISLALIPTDTPGVEIGRRHLPLGAAFMNGPNSGKDVFIPLEFLIGGQEMLGKGWMMLMNCLSVGRSISLPAVGTGAAKFTSLVTGQYAQVREQFNVPLSAFEGIQEALARIGGNAWLMDSARMLTANAVDLGEKPSVLSAILKYHLTERGRECISHAMDVHGGKGIIMGPNNYLGRSWQGAPIFITVEGANILSRNLMIFGQGAIRCHPFVLKEMALAGREDHDQALKEFDGLLLQHIGFAVSNAASTLVLNLGLGHFEKAPGNRLSQGYFRALNRQAAAFALLADLSMMLLGGELKRRERLSARLGDVLSHMYLASAALKRYHDLDSPDHLEPLFAWAMEESLGHSERALDELLTNFPNKVLGCLMRVIVFPFGRRHKGPSDALDAEVAAVIGRAKGDPALEAVLAGCYRPQSADDPVGALQHAYDLLADSHPLQKKLHESLKSGQVKPAAGEHAIDAALQAGVLQPAEAQTLRDAEAARRKVIDVDDFSKEELSQAKGKVR, from the coding sequence ATGCTGTTGTTGTGGATACTGGTTCTGGTGGTCGGCATTGCCTACCTGGCACACCGCCGCACCGCGCCCCTGCCCGCCCTGGGTGTGGTCGCCGTCTACCTGTTGGCGATGGGTGCCTTCAGCCATGCACCGGGCTGGTTGCTGCTGGTCTTCTGGGTACTGATTGCCGTGGTAGCCGCGCCTTTGCTGCTGCCGGACCTACGCCGCCAGTACTTCACTGCGCCACTGTTCAACTGGCTCCAGAAAGTCCTGCCGCCAATGTCCGAGACCGAACGCGACGCCATCGACGCCGGCACCGTGTGGTGGGACGGCGAGTTGTTCAGCGGTCGCCCTGACTGGGACAAGCTGCTGGCCTACCCCAAGGCGCAACTGACTGAGGAAGAGCAGGCCTTTATCGATGGCCCCACCGAAGAACTCTGCGCCATGGTCACAGACTGGGAAATCGGCCAGGCCATGGACCTGCCGCCGGCTGCCTGGGAACACATCAAGCAACACGGTTTCTTCGCCCTGATCATCCCCAAGGAATTCGGTGGCAAGGGCTTCTCCGCCTACGCTCACTCTCAAGTCGCCATGAAACTGGCCACCCGCAGCGGTGACCTGGCCTCCACCGTGATGGTCCCGAATTCCCTGGGCCCAGCCGAATTGCTGCTGCACTACGGCACCGACGAACAACGTAACCATTACCTGCCCCGCCTGGCGCGTGGAGACGATATCCCATGCTTCGCCCTGACCGGCCCGTTGGCTGGCTCCGATGCCGGCTCCATGCCCGATACCGGCATCATCTGCAAAGGCGAATGGGAAGGTAAGGAAACCCTTGGCCTGCGCCTGAACTGGGAAAAACGCTACATCACCCTCGGCCCAGTAGCGACCTTGCTCGGCCTGGCGTTCAAGGCCCATGACCCTGACCACCTGCTGGGCGATCAGGAAGACCTGGGTATCAGCCTCGCGCTGATTCCCACCGACACCCCCGGCGTGGAGATCGGCCGTCGCCATCTACCGTTGGGCGCCGCCTTCATGAACGGCCCGAACTCGGGCAAAGACGTATTCATTCCCCTGGAGTTCCTGATCGGTGGCCAGGAAATGCTCGGCAAGGGCTGGATGATGTTGATGAATTGCCTGTCAGTGGGCCGTTCGATTTCCCTGCCCGCCGTGGGCACCGGTGCCGCCAAGTTCACCAGCCTGGTGACTGGCCAATACGCTCAGGTGCGCGAGCAGTTCAACGTGCCGCTCTCGGCCTTCGAAGGCATCCAGGAAGCCCTGGCCCGTATCGGCGGTAACGCCTGGCTGATGGACAGCGCACGAATGCTCACCGCTAACGCCGTGGACCTTGGGGAAAAACCCTCGGTGCTCTCGGCCATCCTCAAGTACCACCTGACCGAGCGTGGTCGCGAGTGCATCAGCCACGCCATGGACGTACACGGTGGCAAGGGCATCATCATGGGCCCCAACAACTACCTGGGCCGCAGTTGGCAAGGGGCGCCGATCTTCATCACCGTGGAAGGCGCGAATATCCTCTCGCGTAACCTGATGATCTTCGGCCAGGGCGCCATTCGCTGCCATCCGTTCGTGCTCAAGGAAATGGCCCTGGCCGGCCGCGAAGACCACGACCAGGCGCTGAAAGAGTTCGACGGGCTGCTGCTGCAACACATCGGTTTCGCCGTCAGCAACGCCGCCAGCACCCTGGTGTTGAACCTCGGCCTGGGGCATTTCGAAAAGGCCCCAGGTAACCGTTTGAGCCAAGGCTACTTCCGCGCCCTCAACCGTCAGGCAGCAGCATTTGCCCTGCTCGCAGACTTGAGCATGATGCTGCTGGGTGGCGAGTTGAAGCGCCGTGAACGACTGTCGGCGCGCCTGGGAGACGTGCTGAGCCATATGTACTTGGCGTCGGCAGCGCTCAAGCGTTATCACGACCTGGATTCGCCCGATCACCTGGAGCCGCTATTTGCCTGGGCCATGGAAGAAAGCCTCGGCCATTCGGAACGAGCGCTGGATGAACTGCTGACCAACTTCCCGAACAAAGTGCTGGGCTGCTTGATGCGGGTAATCGTGTTCCCGTTCGGGCGTCGTCATAAGGGCCCATCCGATGCACTGGATGCTGAAGTTGCAGCAGTGATTGGCCGTGCCAAAGGCGATCCAGCCCTCGAAGCCGTGCTGGCGGGTTGCTATCGCCCGCAATCGGCCGACGATCCAGTGGGCGCCCTGCAACATGCCTACGACCTGTTGGCTGACAGCCATCCCTTGCAGAAAAAACTCCACGAAAGCCTCAAGAGCGGCCAGGTCAAGCCTGCCGCTGGCGAACATGCGATCGACGCCGCGCTGCAGGCTGGCGTGCTGCAACCGGCCGAAGCGCAGACCTTGCGTGACGCCGAAGCGGCACGGCGCAAGGTGATCGACGTGGATGACTTCAGCAAAGAGGAACTGAGCCAGGCCAAGGGAAAAGTCCGCTGA
- a CDS encoding transglutaminase family protein: protein MDTYLNPSRFIDSDHPAVVEFAEKHRGSSPDLRDQAVSLYYAVREAVRYNPYTFSRDPQTLNGSYALAAGESYCVPKATLLAACARHCGIPARIGLADVRNHLSTPRLIELLRSDVFAMHGYTELYLDGRWVKATPAFNQQLCELFDVPPLEFDGTHDSVFHAFNRKGQRAMEYVVDHGQFPDIPEDFFFAHLEKCYPHLFGEQMPSLLGDMQSDLSRP, encoded by the coding sequence ATGGATACGTATTTGAATCCCAGCCGCTTCATCGATAGTGACCACCCCGCGGTGGTGGAGTTCGCCGAAAAACACCGGGGTTCGAGCCCCGACCTCCGTGACCAGGCGGTCAGTCTCTATTACGCCGTGCGTGAGGCAGTGCGCTACAACCCCTACACTTTCAGCCGCGACCCGCAAACCCTGAACGGCAGCTACGCCCTGGCTGCCGGCGAGAGTTATTGCGTGCCCAAGGCGACCTTGTTGGCCGCTTGCGCACGGCACTGCGGGATCCCGGCGCGCATTGGCCTGGCCGACGTGCGCAATCACCTCTCGACGCCACGTTTGATCGAACTGCTCAGAAGTGACGTATTTGCTATGCACGGTTACACCGAACTATATCTGGATGGCCGCTGGGTCAAAGCCACGCCAGCGTTCAACCAGCAACTGTGCGAACTGTTCGATGTGCCGCCGTTGGAGTTCGACGGTACTCACGACAGTGTTTTCCACGCCTTCAACCGCAAAGGCCAGCGGGCCATGGAGTACGTAGTGGACCATGGGCAATTTCCCGACATCCCCGAGGACTTCTTCTTCGCCCACCTGGAGAAATGTTACCCGCACCTGTTCGGCGAGCAGATGCCGAGTCTCCTGGGGGATATGCAGAGTGATTTAAGCCGCCCGTGA
- a CDS encoding glutathione S-transferase family protein, with product MLKIWGRKNSSNVRKALWCAEELGLDYEAIDAGGAFGVVDTPGYRALNPNGRVPMIEDGDFVLWESNTIVRYLSAKHAPDSAWYPKDLQARANAEKWMDWTTSTLADPFRTVFWGVLRTPADQQNWDNIHAGRKACIDVLKTVDQALATQPYLSGAEIGMGDIPLGCFIYAWFEMPIERPSMPNLEAWYQRLRQRPAYQKAVMTALT from the coding sequence ATGCTGAAGATCTGGGGTCGTAAAAATTCGTCAAACGTCAGGAAAGCACTGTGGTGCGCCGAGGAGCTCGGTCTGGACTATGAGGCAATTGATGCGGGCGGGGCTTTTGGGGTGGTCGACACGCCGGGTTATCGGGCGTTGAACCCCAATGGCCGGGTGCCGATGATCGAGGATGGGGACTTTGTGTTGTGGGAATCCAACACCATCGTGCGCTACCTCAGTGCCAAGCATGCCCCGGACTCGGCCTGGTATCCGAAGGACCTGCAGGCCCGGGCCAACGCGGAAAAATGGATGGACTGGACCACCTCGACTTTGGCCGACCCGTTCAGGACCGTGTTCTGGGGCGTGCTGCGTACCCCTGCAGACCAGCAAAACTGGGACAATATCCACGCCGGGCGCAAAGCCTGCATTGATGTGCTGAAAACAGTGGATCAGGCCCTGGCCACGCAACCCTATCTGTCAGGTGCCGAGATCGGCATGGGCGATATCCCTTTGGGTTGCTTTATTTACGCCTGGTTCGAAATGCCCATCGAGCGGCCGTCGATGCCTAATCTAGAGGCCTGGTATCAGCGTTTGCGCCAGCGCCCTGCCTACCAGAAAGCGGTCATGACTGCGTTGACTTAA
- a CDS encoding ABC transporter ATP-binding protein, with protein sequence MSSALSIRQLTKTYGNGFQALSGIDLDVAEGDFFALLGPNGAGKSTTIGILSTLVNKTSGTVNIFGHDLDKSPAALKRSIGVVPQEFNFNQFEKTFDIVVTQAGYYGIPPKIAKERAEQYLTQLGLWDKRDVPSRSLSGGMKRRLMIARALVHEPRLLILDEPTAGVDIELRRSMWTFLTELNQKGITIILTTHYLEEAEQLCRNIGIIDHGTIVENTSMRSLLSQLHVETFLLDLKNDMTVPPQLIGYPSRLVDSHTLEVQVDKAVGITALFGQLATQNIEVLSLRNKTNRLEELFVSLVEKNLAKVAV encoded by the coding sequence ATGAGTTCCGCTCTGTCCATCCGGCAGCTAACCAAAACCTACGGCAACGGTTTCCAGGCCCTGAGTGGTATCGATCTGGATGTCGCCGAAGGTGATTTCTTCGCCTTGCTCGGCCCCAACGGCGCCGGAAAATCCACCACCATTGGTATCCTCTCGACCCTGGTCAACAAGACCAGCGGCACCGTGAATATCTTTGGCCATGACCTGGATAAATCCCCGGCCGCGCTCAAGCGCAGCATTGGCGTGGTGCCCCAGGAGTTCAACTTCAACCAGTTTGAGAAGACCTTCGACATCGTTGTGACCCAGGCGGGTTACTACGGTATCCCGCCGAAGATCGCCAAGGAACGCGCCGAGCAATACCTGACCCAGTTGGGTTTGTGGGACAAGCGCGACGTGCCTTCACGCTCCTTGTCCGGTGGCATGAAACGTCGCCTGATGATCGCCCGTGCCCTGGTTCACGAGCCGCGCCTGCTGATCCTCGACGAACCGACGGCAGGGGTGGACATCGAGCTGCGCCGTTCGATGTGGACCTTCCTCACCGAGCTGAACCAGAAAGGCATCACCATCATCCTCACCACCCACTACCTGGAAGAGGCTGAGCAGCTGTGCCGCAACATCGGCATCATCGACCATGGCACGATTGTCGAAAACACCAGCATGCGTTCGCTGCTGAGCCAGCTGCACGTCGAGACCTTCCTGCTGGACCTGAAAAACGACATGACGGTGCCACCGCAACTGATCGGCTACCCGAGCCGCCTGGTGGACAGCCATACCCTGGAAGTCCAGGTGGATAAAGCTGTAGGTATCACTGCGTTGTTCGGCCAACTGGCGACTCAAAACATTGAAGTGCTGAGCTTGCGTAACAAAACCAATCGCCTTGAGGAGTTGTTCGTGTCCCTGGTGGAGAAAAATCTGGCGAAGGTGGCGGTATGA
- a CDS encoding ABC transporter permease yields the protein MSSELQPNLVALQTIVYREVKRFTRIWPQTLLPPAITMVLYFVIFGNLIGRQIGDMGGFTYMEYIVPGLIMMSVITNSYGNVVSSFFGSKFQRSIEELMVSPVSPHTILIGYTLGGVLRGLMVGVIVTLLSMFFTQLQVHHLGVTILVVVLTATIFSLLGFINAVFARNFDDISIIPTFVLTPLTYLGGVFYSITLLPPFWQTVSLANPVLHMVNAFRYGILGVSDIKISVAITFMLVATVVLYVGCARLLVSGRGMRT from the coding sequence ATGAGTTCTGAACTGCAACCCAACCTCGTCGCGCTGCAGACCATCGTCTATCGCGAAGTGAAGCGCTTCACCCGGATCTGGCCGCAAACCCTGCTGCCGCCGGCGATCACGATGGTTTTGTACTTCGTGATCTTCGGTAATCTGATCGGCCGGCAGATTGGCGATATGGGCGGTTTCACCTATATGGAATACATCGTGCCGGGGTTGATCATGATGTCGGTGATCACCAACTCCTACGGCAACGTGGTTTCCAGCTTCTTTGGCAGCAAGTTTCAGCGTTCCATCGAGGAATTGATGGTGTCGCCGGTATCGCCTCACACTATCCTGATCGGCTACACCTTGGGTGGCGTGCTGCGCGGGCTGATGGTGGGTGTGATCGTGACGCTGCTGTCGATGTTCTTCACTCAACTGCAGGTGCATCACCTTGGGGTGACCATTTTGGTGGTGGTGCTGACGGCGACGATCTTTTCGTTGTTGGGTTTTATCAACGCGGTATTTGCGCGTAACTTCGACGATATTTCGATTATTCCGACGTTTGTGCTGACGCCGTTGACGTATCTGGGTGGGGTGTTTTATTCGATCACCTTGCTGCCGCCGTTCTGGCAGACGGTGTCGTTGGCTAACCCTGTATTGCATATGGTCAACGCCTTCCGCTATGGCATCCTGGGCGTGTCGGATATCAAGATCAGCGTGGCGATCACCTTTATGCTGGTGGCGACGGTGGTGCTGTATGTCGGTTGTGCGCGGTTGCTGGTGAGCGGGCGTGGGATGCGTACGTGA
- a CDS encoding TetR/AcrR family transcriptional regulator — translation MAIKEGLRPGGRSARVQESVHSAVRELLEAHERSSVTVPMIAARAGVTPSTIYRRWGDLSALLADVALARMRPDSEPVNTGSLRGDIRAWAEQYLDEMSSEPGRNMMRDVQSTQTPGYCVNILGGQLQIILDRYRDSGDVLPNLDRLLNLVVAPTVFRILFSSAPLGVGELHELIEVALRG, via the coding sequence ATGGCGATAAAAGAAGGCCTTCGCCCGGGAGGCCGCAGTGCCCGGGTACAAGAATCAGTGCACTCTGCCGTGCGTGAATTGTTGGAAGCTCATGAGCGTTCCAGCGTTACCGTGCCGATGATTGCTGCTCGCGCAGGCGTGACGCCCTCGACGATCTACCGCCGCTGGGGTGACTTGTCCGCCCTGCTCGCCGATGTGGCCCTGGCCCGTATGCGGCCGGACAGCGAGCCTGTCAACACCGGCAGCCTGCGGGGTGATATACGCGCCTGGGCCGAGCAATATCTGGATGAAATGAGTTCAGAGCCTGGGCGTAATATGATGCGCGATGTGCAATCCACACAGACGCCTGGGTATTGCGTGAACATTCTCGGAGGGCAGTTGCAGATCATCCTGGATCGCTACCGGGACAGTGGAGATGTGTTGCCCAATCTGGATCGACTGCTGAATCTGGTAGTGGCACCGACCGTGTTTCGGATTCTGTTTTCCAGTGCGCCGTTGGGGGTTGGGGAGTTGCATGAGTTGATTGAGGTTGCGTTGCGGGGGTGA